In the Streptomyces cinnamoneus genome, GCGAGCATGTCCAGGACGGTCGACGGGTTGAGAAGCAGCTGGGCGGAGCGCTGCACGTCTGCCTGCCCGGACAAGTTCTCGTCGTCGGCGGTAGACCGGAACGGTTGCCACAGATTCGTGGGCGAGCCGACGGCACCGAACCGCAGCTTTAATCCGTCGGAGGCAACGGCGAAGACATTGGGCGTGAAGAACCACGGGTACTCGGTGGCATACACGTTGTTGATCTCACGGGCGGCGTCGGCCCAGGCCGACTTCGCGGTCGGCGACTTCACCTCGACCACTACCAGGGGCAGGCCGTTGACCCAGTACACGAGGTCGAAGCGGCGAGAGGTCTTGCCGGGGACGGTTATGGTCACCTCGTCCGACACGACCAAGGTGTTGGCAGTCGGGCGTGCGAAGTCGATGACCTTCAGGGCGTGCCACACGCCGTCGGTGTCCCGGAACTCCTTATACCCGCGCAGCAGGCGCAGCACCTGCTCGTTGGCCCGTACGAGTCCGCCTTCAACGGCGTTGACCGTGGTGACGATCTCCTCGACCACCGCATCCACGTCGAATCCGTCGATTACACCGGGGTTTAACCGGACGATGGCGTCCCGCAGTTGTCCGGCGATTACCGTCTGCGTGGTCTCACGCTGTAGCGACCTGCCCGCTGTGAAGCCCCAGCCCATCGGGAGGGACCACTGGATCATCAGGTTCTGGAACTCGCGTTCCCGAATGCCCTTCGCCACGCCTTAGACCTCCGAATCGGCAGACTCAATGTCGATGGTGCGGTCCAGCAATCCCGACAGCAGCGCCGCCCGGACCTGACGAAGACGGCTGGCCTCCGCGCGTGTCGCTACCACCTGCTCGGCGGCTGCCGCCAGGGGACCAGTCAACCTGGCCTGCTGCGCGACGGGGAGGTCAGGAACGCTCATGTTGCTGGCGCGGGAGAAGCCGAGCGCCTTGATGGTGATACCGGTGGCCTGCCCTGCAAACTGACCATCCTCGCGTGCCCAGTGACACCACTGGAGTGCGTACTCCGGTGTCGAGACGCCCTCTCGTGCCCGGATGCGGATGACATGCTTGTCGAAGCCGACGAATCCGTCGACCTCGCCCGCCCAGAGCGCCGCCTGGCCAATCGACCCGCCTTCCACTAGGAGGACGTCGCCAGGGTGTACGGCATACTTCTCCTGCTCCCGAGGCTCGAAGTTCATGGTCTTCAGATCACTCAGATCGAGCGTCCCGACACCGATGTTGGCCGCACGCAGGTATGGGTGTACGTGGTCACCAATGGACTGTCGGGCTGACTTCTGCCGCCCGAGCCGCATCTCGAACTTCTCGCCCGCCGGAACCACGGGCACCACGAGCCTGTTGAAGAGGTTGCGCCGGAGGCCCGACTCGACCTTAGACAGGGCGTCGGCCTCGGCGTCGAGTGCGGTGATCTGGTCGTCGACCGCGTCGAGCATCTCGATGATCCGCGCCTGTACCTCGCGGGGAGGGATCGGCAGTTGGATCTGCAAGAGTTGCTCTGGGTTGAGACGCTTGCGCCGTTGGACTGTCCCGCTTACTCGGTTCTTCATTTCTGCCCACAGTCGCGGTGAGCGACAGACGTGCCTCATCCAGTCGGGCATCAGTTCTGGGCCAAGCGTGAACGTCGGGAACTCGTTGCTGACGACGAATCCGTCGAACTCGGCAGGTACTACGGTGATCGGGCCTTCCCAGGCGGTCAGTTTCCGCATCACGACCTGGTCAACGTGCAGCACGTTCATCGCCGCGTACTCTGTGTCTCCGCCGTCGAGTTCGCCTTTTGCGACCAGCCCCTGTCCTGCGTTCAGGACCCCGGCCAGACGGTGGGTGGTTGCAGGCTCCATCGGTGTGCGCTGGATGTCGAGGCGCATCACCTCTCCGAGCGGACGAATCGGATAGCCGTCACTCATTGAAGCCCTCGATCCCGGCGGCGACGAGTACCTCGAGCATCCGTTGCTCGGTCTTCTGACGCTCGGCTCGGGCGACGTTGTACGCCTTGATGAGGGTGTCGAGGTCTTCGGCCTCAGCTGCGGCCTGCTTGATGTACCTGCCGATGTTGAGGTCGTACCCGTTCGCCACGATCTCCGTGGTGGGGACGAGCCGCACCGAGAGCCCATCTGGTCCATTGGGGTCCACCGGGTTGCCGGCGGCGTCGAATTTTGAGTGGTAGGCAGTCACCACATCGGCGATGTCCGCCTCAGTCAGGACATGGCGGTTCTTGGCTTTGGTGAACCGCTTGGAGGCGTCGATGAACAGCACCCCGTTCCGGCGCTCCTCGGCCTTGGTGCCGGGGGCACGGAATACGAGGATGCAGGTCGGGATGTCGGTTGAGTAGAAGAGGTTCGCCGGCAGACCGATCACGGCTTCCAGGAGGTTGTCGTCCAGGACGCGTTGGCGGATGGCTGCTTCCTGGCCCCTGCGAAGAGGACACCGTGGGGAAGGACGACACCGGCACGGCCCTTCTTCGGGTCCATGCTTGCGATCATGTGCTGCACAAACGCCCAGTCCGCTGTCGACTGCGGGGCGACCCCGCCGATGGCACGCGGGTCCTTGGCCCAGGGCTTCCACTTCAGGCTGTAGGGCGGGTTGGCGAGGATCACGTCGAACTGCTTCACGGACCCGTCCGGCTTGGTGAAGCGCGGGTCCTTCAGGGTGTCGCCGACCTCGACCTTGAACTGGGTGAGGTTGTGCATGAAGAGATTCATGCGTGCTACACCCGCAGTGTCTGGTACGGCCTCCTGCCCGTACAGCTTGAGCGTGTAGCCACGCCCGCCACGCGTCTTCAGGAGGTTCGCGGAGGCGATGAGCATGCCGCCCGACCCGCAGGTCGGGTCGTACACCGACTCGTACCCCTTGGGTTCCAGGACCTCAACGATCAGCTCGACGACCTCGCGCGGGGTGAAGAACTGGCCGGCGCGGGTGCCGGAGCCGTCGGAGAACCGCTTCAGCAGGTACTCGTACGCCCCACCGAGCACGTCATGGGACATGTTGCCCTCATGCATCTTCGGGGTGCGATCCATCGCCTGCATGACCGCCGCCAACACGTCCCCCGACAGCACCTCCTCGGAGGTCCAGGCCATGTTGCCGAACAGGCGGGAGAACTTGTCAGGGTTGGCCGTCTCGATGGCCTGCAGGGAGGCGCGGATCCGCTGACCCAGGCCGGGCTGGGTGACGGTGGCGAGGATGGACGACCAGGAGGCACGACGCTCCTGGACGGTACCGGGGTGGATGAACGGGATCTCGAACGACTGGTAGTCGCGGTACTCGATCTCTCGGGCTTCCTCGGCAGAGAGGCCGTCCAAGCCCTCATTCTCGGCCAGAAACTCCTGGTGGTGGTGCTCCCAGGTGTCCGACAGGTACTTCCAGAACATCAGCGGGAAGACGACCGAGGAGTACTGCGCTTCGGGCATCGCCACGCGCAACTCGTCAGCGGCGTCCCACAAGCGGTTCTCGATCTCCTGCTGGGTCACTGCCATCAGTCGGGGTGTCCTTGCTCGTCATAAGGGCGGCGACCGAGGGCCGCGGTGGTCCCACTGGTCACCCTATTTCGGGCGCGTCCGGCATGTACACGACGGGCGTGTCCTGCTGGGGGAGTAACGATATCCCTCCCCAGGGCCGCGAAAAGTAGCAAACGACCCGAACAAGCATCGTGATCAGGCGCCTGCTTGTTGATCAAGCTTGCCCGCCCTGCGGATGGGAAGGGGGCGCCTGGCGATCGCTGTCGTGATGCTGCGGCGAGGCCGGGAAGGAGGCTCGCGCTCGCAGGTCAGCGACGTGCTCCTCGGCGGAGCCCACCGGAAGTCTGTCCGTGGAGCTCCGCAGCCGTCCACCCCGCGCAACTGAGACCAAAACTGAGACCACGGAACGTCGAAGGGCCCCACCGCAAGCGGTGGGGCCCTTCGACATCGTGCCCGGTGAGGCACTGGCGGAGGATACGAGATTCGAACTCGTGAGGGGTTGCCCCCAACACGCTTTCCAAGCGTGCGCCCTAGGCCTCTAGGCGAATCCTCCGCCGCAAACAATACAAGACCCGGAGCAGTGCTCGCGAACCCGATTCGCCGAGGGGTCCCTCCGGGGGCCGGGGGTGTCCTCGCACCCTCCGGGATCCGCTAGGGTGGGGGTAAGCCCCTCGCGTGGCGCTATCTCACCCAACTCCCCCAGGGCCGGAAGGCAGCAAGGGTAAGTGGGCTCTGGCGGGTACGTGGGGGGCCCTTGTGTTTCCCGGGCCGTTTCCGCCGGTCGGCCCTGGTGGGGGGGGCCTGGAAAATGTGAGCGAGGCCACTTGTCAGTGGGGCCCGATATCGTCGTAGGTGTGTCGTCCCTCGCGCTCTACCGCCGCTACCGTCCCGAGTCCTTCGCCGAGGTCATCGGGCAGGAGCATGTCACCACCCCGTTGCAGCAGGCGCTGCGGAACAACCGGGTCAATCACGCGTACCTGTTCAGCGGGCCGCGCGGCTGCGGCAAGACGACCAGCGCGCGCATCCTCGCGCGCTGCCTGAACTGCGAGCAGGGCCCGACGCCGACGCCGTGCGGCGAGTGCCAGTCCTGCCTCGACCTCGCGCGCAACGGCCGCGGATCGATCGACGTCATCGAGATCGACGCCGCGTCCCACGGTGGCGTCGACGACGCCCGTGAGCTGCGGGAGAAGGCCTTCTTCGGACCCGCCTCCAGCCGCTACAAGATCTACATCATCGACGAGGCGCACATGGTCACCTCGGCGGGCTTCAACGCCCTGCTGAAGGTGGTCGAGGAGCCCCCGGAGCACCTCAAGTTCATCTTCGCGACCACCGAGCCCGAGAAGGTCATCGGGACGATCCGGTCGCGTACGCACCACTATCCGTTCCGGCTCGTCCCCCCCGGCACCCTCCGTGACTATCTGGGCGAGGTGTGCGAGCAGGAGAAGATCCCCGTCGAGGACGGCGTGCTGCCGCTGGTCGTCCGCGCCGGTGCCGGCTCCGTGCGTGACTCGATGTCCGTGATGGACCAGCTGCTGGCCGGTGCCGCCGAGGACGGTGTGACGTACGCCATGGCGACGTCCCTCCTGGGCTACACGGACGGTTCCCTGCTCGACGCCGTCGTCGAGGCCTTCGCGGCCGGCGACGGGGCGGCGGCCTTCGAGGTCGTCGACCGGGTCATCGAGGGCGGGAACGACCCCCGCCGCTTCGTGGCCGACCTGCTGGAGCGGCTGCGGGACCTGGTGATCCTCGCCGCCGTTCCGGACGCGGCGGAGAAGGGCCTCATCGACGCCCCGGTCGACGTGATCGAGCGCATGCAGGCCCAGGCCTCCGTCTTCGGCGCCGCCGAGCTCAGCCGTGCCGCCGACCTGGTCAACCAGGGCCTGACCGAGATGCGCGGCGCCACCTCCCCCCGGCTCCAGCTGGAGCTGATCTGCGCCCGGGTGCTGCTGCCCGCCGCCTTCGACGACGAGCGCTCGGTACGGGCCCGGCTCGACCGGCTCGAGCGCGGGGCGGCCGCGGGGGCCCTCGCCGGCGGCGTGGCCGCGGGCGTCCCGGCCGGCGGCGCCGTGGGGTACGTACCCGGGCCGGAGGCGCACGCTCCGGTGGTGGAGCCGGGCGCGGGGCTGTCCGGCGCGGCCGCGGCCCGTGCCGCGGTGTCGGGCACCGGCGTGCCGACCGCCGCCGCCCCGCCCGCCCCCGTGGCCCAGGCCCCCGCCGCCCCGGCGCCGGCCGCTCCCGAGCCCGTACAACCGCCCGTGGCCCCCGGCGGCTCCCGCCCCGGCGCCTGGCCGATGGCCGCGACCCCCGGCCAGCAGCCCCCAGAGCAGCCCGCCACACCGCAGGCCGGTGCCTGGCCCACGGCTGCGGCGAGTCCCGCCGCGTCCACCAGCGCCCTCACCCCCGCCTCCGCCCCCCAGACGGGCGCCTGGCCTACGGCAGCGACCCCGGCCCCGGCCCAGACGCCGGCGGCGCCCGCCGCCGGACCCGGCAGTGGCGGACCCCAGGGCGACGCCACACAGGCACGACAGCTGTGGCCGAACATCCTGGAGGCCGTCAAGAACCGCCGCCGCTTCACCTGGATCCTGCTCAGCCAGAACGCCCAGGTCGCCGGTTGCGACGGCACCACCCTCCAGGTGGGCTTCTCCAACGCCGGAGCGCGGGACAGCTTCGCCAACAGCGGCAGCGAGGACGTACTGCGCCAGGCCCTCGGCGACCTCGGCCTGCCGTGGAAGACCGAGCTGCTCGTCGACCCCTCCGGCGGCGGCAACCCGCCCGGCGGAGGAGCCACGCCCCCGGGTGGCGGCTTCGGCGGCGGTATGGGCGGTGGATTCGGCGGGGGAGCCCCCGCCGCCCCTCCGGCCGCCCCGGCCTACGCCCGGCCCCAGACGCCGGCTCCCGCGCCCGCACCCCAGCAGGCGCCCCCCGGCCCCGCCCCGGAGGCCCGCCCGGCGCAGTCCGCGCCCCCGGCCGCCGGGCCCTCGCAGCAGTACCGCCAGCCGGAGCCGCCACCCGTCCCGATCGAGGACGACGTCCCCGCAGAGGACGACCCGGACCTCGACGACACCGCCCTCACCGGGCACGACCTGATCGTGCGCGAGCTGGGCGCGACGGTCATCGAAGAGATCGCGAACGAGTAGGACGAGGGGCAGGACGGGCAGGACGCGCAGGACGAGGAGAGCGGCGAGGGACGCGACGGGCAGGGCCGGGAGCGCGGGGAAAGCGGGAAGAACGAGTAGCGGGAAGGCTCCCGGGCAGGCGCACACCGGCGCGTCCCGGCCACTCCCACTCTCCACACGTTCTCCTTCCTGCGGCGTAGGGCGCGCTGCCCGGCTAGCACGTAGGCTCGGGCTACCGAAGCATGAAGAAACAGTTGTCGACAGCCAGGAGCGAGACCGTGATCCCCGGTGGTGGCCAGCCCAACATGCAGCAGCTGCTCCAGCAGGCCCAGAAGATGCAGCAGGACCTCGCGGCGGCCCAGGAGGAACTGGCGCGCACGCTCATCGAGGGCACGGCGGGCGGTGGCCTGGTGAAGGCCACGGTCACCGGTGCCGGTGAGCTCCAGGGCCTGGTCATCGACCCGAAGGCCGTGGACCCGGAGGACACCGAGACCCTCGCCGACCTCGTGCTGGCCGCCGTGCGGGACGCCAACGCGACCGCCCAGCAGGTGCAGCAGCAGAAGCTCGGCCCGCTGGCGCAGGGCCTGGGCGGCGGAGGCATCCCCGGCCTGCCGTTCTAGCCGGTCCGGCCGGAGCGGCGTTCCGGGGGCGTTCCGGGACCCGTAACCCGGCCGACACGACGGCGAAGCCCTCCGCAGCGAAGATCACAGCCCGGAAGATCACAGCCCAGAAGATCGCAGTCCGGTGGGCGCCGTCCCAGAAGTCCACAGCACAATCGCAGAGGCAGAAGCAGAGGCGGACGCCGAAGCAGAAGCAGAGTCCGAAGGAGAACCCGATCCGTGTATGAAGGCGTGGTCCAGGACCTCATCGACGAACTGGGCAGGCTGCCCGGCGTCGGTCCCAAGAGCGCGCAGCGGATCGCCTTCCACATCCTCCAGGCCGAACCGGCCGACGTCCGCCGGCTGGCCCACGCGCTGACCGAGGTCAAGGCGAAGGTCCGGTTCTGCGCGGTCTGCGGCAACGTGGCGCAGGAGGAGCGGTGCCGGGTCTGCCAGGACCCGCGCCGCGACCTCGCCGTCATCTGTGTCGTGGAGGAGCCCAAGGACGTCGTCGCGATCGAGCGGACGCGAGAGTTCCGCGGCCGCTACCACGTGCTCGGCGGGGCGATCAGCCCCATCGAGGGCGTGGGACCGGACGACCTCCGCATCCGCGAGCTGCTGGCCCGGCTCGCGGACGGCTCGGTCACCGAGCTGATCCTGGCCACGGACCCCAATCTGGAGGGCGAGGCCACCGCCACGTACCTCGCGCGCATGGTCAAGCCCATGGGGCTGAAGGTCACCAG is a window encoding:
- the recR gene encoding recombination mediator RecR, which codes for MYEGVVQDLIDELGRLPGVGPKSAQRIAFHILQAEPADVRRLAHALTEVKAKVRFCAVCGNVAQEERCRVCQDPRRDLAVICVVEEPKDVVAIERTREFRGRYHVLGGAISPIEGVGPDDLRIRELLARLADGSVTELILATDPNLEGEATATYLARMVKPMGLKVTRLASGLPVGGDLEYADEVTLGRAFEGRRLLDV
- a CDS encoding YbaB/EbfC family nucleoid-associated protein; the encoded protein is MIPGGGQPNMQQLLQQAQKMQQDLAAAQEELARTLIEGTAGGGLVKATVTGAGELQGLVIDPKAVDPEDTETLADLVLAAVRDANATAQQVQQQKLGPLAQGLGGGGIPGLPF
- a CDS encoding DNA polymerase III subunit gamma and tau, which translates into the protein MSSLALYRRYRPESFAEVIGQEHVTTPLQQALRNNRVNHAYLFSGPRGCGKTTSARILARCLNCEQGPTPTPCGECQSCLDLARNGRGSIDVIEIDAASHGGVDDARELREKAFFGPASSRYKIYIIDEAHMVTSAGFNALLKVVEEPPEHLKFIFATTEPEKVIGTIRSRTHHYPFRLVPPGTLRDYLGEVCEQEKIPVEDGVLPLVVRAGAGSVRDSMSVMDQLLAGAAEDGVTYAMATSLLGYTDGSLLDAVVEAFAAGDGAAAFEVVDRVIEGGNDPRRFVADLLERLRDLVILAAVPDAAEKGLIDAPVDVIERMQAQASVFGAAELSRAADLVNQGLTEMRGATSPRLQLELICARVLLPAAFDDERSVRARLDRLERGAAAGALAGGVAAGVPAGGAVGYVPGPEAHAPVVEPGAGLSGAAAARAAVSGTGVPTAAAPPAPVAQAPAAPAPAAPEPVQPPVAPGGSRPGAWPMAATPGQQPPEQPATPQAGAWPTAAASPAASTSALTPASAPQTGAWPTAATPAPAQTPAAPAAGPGSGGPQGDATQARQLWPNILEAVKNRRRFTWILLSQNAQVAGCDGTTLQVGFSNAGARDSFANSGSEDVLRQALGDLGLPWKTELLVDPSGGGNPPGGGATPPGGGFGGGMGGGFGGGAPAAPPAAPAYARPQTPAPAPAPQQAPPGPAPEARPAQSAPPAAGPSQQYRQPEPPPVPIEDDVPAEDDPDLDDTALTGHDLIVRELGATVIEEIANE
- a CDS encoding restriction endonuclease subunit S, with the translated sequence MSDGYPIRPLGEVMRLDIQRTPMEPATTHRLAGVLNAGQGLVAKGELDGGDTEYAAMNVLHVDQVVMRKLTAWEGPITVVPAEFDGFVVSNEFPTFTLGPELMPDWMRHVCRSPRLWAEMKNRVSGTVQRRKRLNPEQLLQIQLPIPPREVQARIIEMLDAVDDQITALDAEADALSKVESGLRRNLFNRLVVPVVPAGEKFEMRLGRQKSARQSIGDHVHPYLRAANIGVGTLDLSDLKTMNFEPREQEKYAVHPGDVLLVEGGSIGQAALWAGEVDGFVGFDKHVIRIRAREGVSTPEYALQWCHWAREDGQFAGQATGITIKALGFSRASNMSVPDLPVAQQARLTGPLAAAAEQVVATRAEASRLRQVRAALLSGLLDRTIDIESADSEV